The following are encoded in a window of Heterodontus francisci isolate sHetFra1 chromosome 2, sHetFra1.hap1, whole genome shotgun sequence genomic DNA:
- the LOC137350555 gene encoding meiosis-specific coiled-coil domain-containing protein MEIOC-like isoform X1 → MEQQLFSTSLLSGISSSTPSVDPAILYSHWSVFADDGVPSVSFHDGPKQRAQFSLSDSGNTPDLFGLVSSILDEPDKPDSFSDWGSSSRLFQSIWSTANGDATGTALKNNMDHNRISNGIGISEYYEENSQALAEKGKFNELYQGFQGFNLAEPWMSMINKDTNQCDSQPSDVSSSVRNNTMPHKERFSLQTKEFDCCLRNYEEAERGVSDFTTLNSRNNCSINNANTRKEHYKTDRFRENKFATFGIKDCSRNSENSYGSHVGEQWGKVLQEKQPFEKGYEDFNTTSLKNSSSVSQMNFHGQQFSKQNGFVADMNLTSALDFPKQENHTDILRGSFENQCEKLHHSCLDGLHRSSEYANLTNMPQSSDYSPHSSQSSLLWSDSNVLSSSGEPSPVYRKGGIIISTSSQTSTISAVSSGSPAQLPISGVLQPTYYPPAAPLESLRQNGCPEFPSNTISDWGSSNAGVQLQEQKKTSTTLPIESSGTRDDQYRKQSTGFGTNWTAHRNVCNDESAKYFRFPNKHGHNGANNRDDKRGRKNGYPHPLQSGPFGQNHQQYNSYCRKQEQDGSNLSDFINHSFVPPFPFMMPDFKQNQNFSQFGPHGFSSTSFPFPPSAFPFPELIDFFHYDDFNQLHPFMNDLFGGDMTTPYFGFPPPFSKYRPMKNRSGPANELHIRLEECYEQWRALEKERKKTEAELARNFPGKRVSSSNNTPIPRLPSNPSRVDRLIVDQLREQARVLTLLGKMERLRSSPVHANISSTLNCHLEAIHFTQARRKDEIINAANRQRQGAPRYNDDKDVLALAAAIKDLTMSTRKARTALWCGLQMTLPKSSLGTLVKQVEIEKALKELCQGGAVKNEDKRFTEEKMLGKPESDHAGYAAIKIEGDCKREGC, encoded by the exons GGGTTCATCCTCTAGGTTGTTTCAGTCAATTTGGTCCACTGCAAATGGGGATGCCACTGGAACAGCTTTGAAAAATAACATGGATCACAATAGAATTTCAAATGGTATAGGCATTTCTGAATACTATGAAGAAAACTCTCAGGCATTAGCTGAAAAGGGAAAATTTAATGAACTTTATCAAGGTTTTCAAGGTTTTAATCTTGCAGAACCATGGATGTCTATGATTAATAAGGATACCAATCAGTGTGATTCTCAACCCAGTGATGTCTCATCATCTGTGAGAAACAATACTATGCCTCATAAAGAAAGGTTCTCCTTACAGACCAAGGAATTTGATTGCTGCTTACGAAATTATGAGGAAGCAGAAAGGGGAGTTTCTGATTTTACTACACTTAACTCCCGTAATAACTGTAGTATTAATAATGCAAACACACGCAAGGAGCACTACAAAACTGACCGATTTAGAGAGAATAAATTTGCAACGTTTGGGATTAAAGATTGCAGCCGGAATTCTGAAAATAGTTACGGCTCACATGTTGGTGAACAGTGGGGCAAGGTGTTGCAGGAAAAACAACCGTTTGAAAAGGGATATGAAGACTTCAATACCACTTCTCTTAAAAATAGCTCTTCTGTTTCACAAATGAACTTCCATGGGCAGCAGTTTTCCAAGCAGAATGGCTTTGTTGCTGACATGAACCTAACATCTGCTTTAGACTTCCCAAAACAGGAAAACCATACTGATATTTTACGGGGCAGTTTTGAGAATCAGTGTGAAAAGCTGCATCACAGTTGTTTAGATGGCCTTCATAGGTCATCTGAGTATGCTAATTTGACAAATATGCCACAGAGTAGTGACTATAGCCCTCATTCTTCCCAAAGCAGCCTGTTGTGGTCTGATAGCAACGTGTTGAGTTCCTCTGGTGAGCCTAGTCCAGTGTATAGAAAAGGTGGGATAATCATTTCAACAAGCTCACAAACATCAACTATTTCTGCTGTAAGTAGTGGGTCTCCAGCACAGTTACCAATTTCTGGTGTCCTTCAACCTACCTATTATCCTCCGGCAGCTCCATTGGAATCCTTAAGGCAAAATGGATGCCCGGAGTTTCCTAGCAATACGATTAGCGATTGGGGATCATCCAATGCTGGTGTTCAGCTACAAGAACAAAAGAAGACTAGTACAACATTGCCGATTGAATCTTCTGGCACCAGAGATGATCAGTATCGAAAACAGTCCACTGGCTTTGGTACCAACTGGACAGCACATCGCAATGTTTGTAATGATGAGTCAGCCAAATACTTCAGATTTCCTAACAAGCATGGACACAATGGTGCTAACAACAGAGATGATAAAAGAGGACGGAAAAATGGATATCCACATCCTTTGCAGTCTGGACCTTTTGGTCAAAATCACCAACAGTATAATAGTTACTGTAGAAAACAAGAACAGGATGGTAGCAATTTGTCTGATTTCATTAATCATTCTTTTGTACCCCCATTCCCATTTATGATGCCTGATTTTAAGCAAAATCAAAACTTTTCCCAatttggtccacatggattttcttCAACCAGTTTTCCTTTTCCTCCTTCAGCATTTCCATTCCCTGAACTAATTGACTTTTTTCATTATGATGACTTTAATCAGCTGCATCCTTTTATGAATGACCTTTTTGGCGGAGATATGACCACACCCTACTTTGGATTTCCACCACCTTTTTCCAAGTATAGACCTATGAAGAATCGTAGTGGCCCAGCTAATGAACTTCACATTCGACTGGAGGAGTGTTATGAGCAGTGGCGGGCTTTGGAAAAGGAGAGAAAAAAG ACTGAAGCTGAGCTTGCAAGAAATTTTCCTGGAAAGCGAGTGTCCAGTTCAAACAATACTCCTATTCCTCGCCTGCCGTCCAATCCCTCAAGAGTAGATCGTTTAATTGTTGATCAGTTACGTGAACAAGCTAGG GTCTTGACTTTGCTTGGCAAAATGGAACGTCTCCGAAGTTCTCCTGTTCATGCTAATATATCTTCAACTCTCAATTGCCATTTGGAAGCCATCCATTTCACACAAGCACGTCgtaaagatgaaataattaatgctGCAAATCGTCAGAGACAAGGAGCACCTCGCTACAATGATGACAAGG ATGTTTTGGCTCTGGCAGCTGCCATAAAGGATTTAACTATGTCAACACGCAAGGCTCGTACAGCCCTCTGGTgtggactgcagatgaccttgccaaAAAGTTCTCTGGGCACACTAGTCAAACAAGTTGAAATTGAAAAAGCACTAAAGGAGCTGTGTCAAGGGGGTGCTGTCAAAAATGAAGACAAAAGATTCACTGAAGAGAAAATGCTGGGGAAGCCTGAATCTGACCATGCTGGATATGCAGCAATAAAGATAGAAGGTGATTGTAAGAGAGAAGGGTGTTGA
- the LOC137350555 gene encoding meiosis-specific coiled-coil domain-containing protein MEIOC-like isoform X3: protein MDHNRISNGIGISEYYEENSQALAEKGKFNELYQGFQGFNLAEPWMSMINKDTNQCDSQPSDVSSSVRNNTMPHKERFSLQTKEFDCCLRNYEEAERGVSDFTTLNSRNNCSINNANTRKEHYKTDRFRENKFATFGIKDCSRNSENSYGSHVGEQWGKVLQEKQPFEKGYEDFNTTSLKNSSSVSQMNFHGQQFSKQNGFVADMNLTSALDFPKQENHTDILRGSFENQCEKLHHSCLDGLHRSSEYANLTNMPQSSDYSPHSSQSSLLWSDSNVLSSSGEPSPVYRKGGIIISTSSQTSTISAVSSGSPAQLPISGVLQPTYYPPAAPLESLRQNGCPEFPSNTISDWGSSNAGVQLQEQKKTSTTLPIESSGTRDDQYRKQSTGFGTNWTAHRNVCNDESAKYFRFPNKHGHNGANNRDDKRGRKNGYPHPLQSGPFGQNHQQYNSYCRKQEQDGSNLSDFINHSFVPPFPFMMPDFKQNQNFSQFGPHGFSSTSFPFPPSAFPFPELIDFFHYDDFNQLHPFMNDLFGGDMTTPYFGFPPPFSKYRPMKNRSGPANELHIRLEECYEQWRALEKERKKTEAELARNFPGKRVSSSNNTPIPRLPSNPSRVDRLIVDQLREQARVLTLLGKMERLRSSPVHANISSTLNCHLEAIHFTQARRKDEIINAANRQRQGAPRYNDDKDVLALAAAIKDLTMSTRKARTALWCGLQMTLPKSSLGTLVKQVEIEKALKELCQGGAVKNEDKRFTEEKMLGKPESDHAGYAAIKIEGDCKREGC, encoded by the exons ATGGATCACAATAGAATTTCAAATGGTATAGGCATTTCTGAATACTATGAAGAAAACTCTCAGGCATTAGCTGAAAAGGGAAAATTTAATGAACTTTATCAAGGTTTTCAAGGTTTTAATCTTGCAGAACCATGGATGTCTATGATTAATAAGGATACCAATCAGTGTGATTCTCAACCCAGTGATGTCTCATCATCTGTGAGAAACAATACTATGCCTCATAAAGAAAGGTTCTCCTTACAGACCAAGGAATTTGATTGCTGCTTACGAAATTATGAGGAAGCAGAAAGGGGAGTTTCTGATTTTACTACACTTAACTCCCGTAATAACTGTAGTATTAATAATGCAAACACACGCAAGGAGCACTACAAAACTGACCGATTTAGAGAGAATAAATTTGCAACGTTTGGGATTAAAGATTGCAGCCGGAATTCTGAAAATAGTTACGGCTCACATGTTGGTGAACAGTGGGGCAAGGTGTTGCAGGAAAAACAACCGTTTGAAAAGGGATATGAAGACTTCAATACCACTTCTCTTAAAAATAGCTCTTCTGTTTCACAAATGAACTTCCATGGGCAGCAGTTTTCCAAGCAGAATGGCTTTGTTGCTGACATGAACCTAACATCTGCTTTAGACTTCCCAAAACAGGAAAACCATACTGATATTTTACGGGGCAGTTTTGAGAATCAGTGTGAAAAGCTGCATCACAGTTGTTTAGATGGCCTTCATAGGTCATCTGAGTATGCTAATTTGACAAATATGCCACAGAGTAGTGACTATAGCCCTCATTCTTCCCAAAGCAGCCTGTTGTGGTCTGATAGCAACGTGTTGAGTTCCTCTGGTGAGCCTAGTCCAGTGTATAGAAAAGGTGGGATAATCATTTCAACAAGCTCACAAACATCAACTATTTCTGCTGTAAGTAGTGGGTCTCCAGCACAGTTACCAATTTCTGGTGTCCTTCAACCTACCTATTATCCTCCGGCAGCTCCATTGGAATCCTTAAGGCAAAATGGATGCCCGGAGTTTCCTAGCAATACGATTAGCGATTGGGGATCATCCAATGCTGGTGTTCAGCTACAAGAACAAAAGAAGACTAGTACAACATTGCCGATTGAATCTTCTGGCACCAGAGATGATCAGTATCGAAAACAGTCCACTGGCTTTGGTACCAACTGGACAGCACATCGCAATGTTTGTAATGATGAGTCAGCCAAATACTTCAGATTTCCTAACAAGCATGGACACAATGGTGCTAACAACAGAGATGATAAAAGAGGACGGAAAAATGGATATCCACATCCTTTGCAGTCTGGACCTTTTGGTCAAAATCACCAACAGTATAATAGTTACTGTAGAAAACAAGAACAGGATGGTAGCAATTTGTCTGATTTCATTAATCATTCTTTTGTACCCCCATTCCCATTTATGATGCCTGATTTTAAGCAAAATCAAAACTTTTCCCAatttggtccacatggattttcttCAACCAGTTTTCCTTTTCCTCCTTCAGCATTTCCATTCCCTGAACTAATTGACTTTTTTCATTATGATGACTTTAATCAGCTGCATCCTTTTATGAATGACCTTTTTGGCGGAGATATGACCACACCCTACTTTGGATTTCCACCACCTTTTTCCAAGTATAGACCTATGAAGAATCGTAGTGGCCCAGCTAATGAACTTCACATTCGACTGGAGGAGTGTTATGAGCAGTGGCGGGCTTTGGAAAAGGAGAGAAAAAAG ACTGAAGCTGAGCTTGCAAGAAATTTTCCTGGAAAGCGAGTGTCCAGTTCAAACAATACTCCTATTCCTCGCCTGCCGTCCAATCCCTCAAGAGTAGATCGTTTAATTGTTGATCAGTTACGTGAACAAGCTAGG GTCTTGACTTTGCTTGGCAAAATGGAACGTCTCCGAAGTTCTCCTGTTCATGCTAATATATCTTCAACTCTCAATTGCCATTTGGAAGCCATCCATTTCACACAAGCACGTCgtaaagatgaaataattaatgctGCAAATCGTCAGAGACAAGGAGCACCTCGCTACAATGATGACAAGG ATGTTTTGGCTCTGGCAGCTGCCATAAAGGATTTAACTATGTCAACACGCAAGGCTCGTACAGCCCTCTGGTgtggactgcagatgaccttgccaaAAAGTTCTCTGGGCACACTAGTCAAACAAGTTGAAATTGAAAAAGCACTAAAGGAGCTGTGTCAAGGGGGTGCTGTCAAAAATGAAGACAAAAGATTCACTGAAGAGAAAATGCTGGGGAAGCCTGAATCTGACCATGCTGGATATGCAGCAATAAAGATAGAAGGTGATTGTAAGAGAGAAGGGTGTTGA
- the LOC137350555 gene encoding meiosis-specific coiled-coil domain-containing protein MEIOC-like isoform X2, which translates to MLKILGGLDRVEVKVLSTLAERGSSSRLFQSIWSTANGDATGTALKNNMDHNRISNGIGISEYYEENSQALAEKGKFNELYQGFQGFNLAEPWMSMINKDTNQCDSQPSDVSSSVRNNTMPHKERFSLQTKEFDCCLRNYEEAERGVSDFTTLNSRNNCSINNANTRKEHYKTDRFRENKFATFGIKDCSRNSENSYGSHVGEQWGKVLQEKQPFEKGYEDFNTTSLKNSSSVSQMNFHGQQFSKQNGFVADMNLTSALDFPKQENHTDILRGSFENQCEKLHHSCLDGLHRSSEYANLTNMPQSSDYSPHSSQSSLLWSDSNVLSSSGEPSPVYRKGGIIISTSSQTSTISAVSSGSPAQLPISGVLQPTYYPPAAPLESLRQNGCPEFPSNTISDWGSSNAGVQLQEQKKTSTTLPIESSGTRDDQYRKQSTGFGTNWTAHRNVCNDESAKYFRFPNKHGHNGANNRDDKRGRKNGYPHPLQSGPFGQNHQQYNSYCRKQEQDGSNLSDFINHSFVPPFPFMMPDFKQNQNFSQFGPHGFSSTSFPFPPSAFPFPELIDFFHYDDFNQLHPFMNDLFGGDMTTPYFGFPPPFSKYRPMKNRSGPANELHIRLEECYEQWRALEKERKKTEAELARNFPGKRVSSSNNTPIPRLPSNPSRVDRLIVDQLREQARVLTLLGKMERLRSSPVHANISSTLNCHLEAIHFTQARRKDEIINAANRQRQGAPRYNDDKDVLALAAAIKDLTMSTRKARTALWCGLQMTLPKSSLGTLVKQVEIEKALKELCQGGAVKNEDKRFTEEKMLGKPESDHAGYAAIKIEGDCKREGC; encoded by the exons atgctCAAAATTTTGGgaggcctggatcgagtggaggtgaaggttctatccaccttagcagagag GGGTTCATCCTCTAGGTTGTTTCAGTCAATTTGGTCCACTGCAAATGGGGATGCCACTGGAACAGCTTTGAAAAATAACATGGATCACAATAGAATTTCAAATGGTATAGGCATTTCTGAATACTATGAAGAAAACTCTCAGGCATTAGCTGAAAAGGGAAAATTTAATGAACTTTATCAAGGTTTTCAAGGTTTTAATCTTGCAGAACCATGGATGTCTATGATTAATAAGGATACCAATCAGTGTGATTCTCAACCCAGTGATGTCTCATCATCTGTGAGAAACAATACTATGCCTCATAAAGAAAGGTTCTCCTTACAGACCAAGGAATTTGATTGCTGCTTACGAAATTATGAGGAAGCAGAAAGGGGAGTTTCTGATTTTACTACACTTAACTCCCGTAATAACTGTAGTATTAATAATGCAAACACACGCAAGGAGCACTACAAAACTGACCGATTTAGAGAGAATAAATTTGCAACGTTTGGGATTAAAGATTGCAGCCGGAATTCTGAAAATAGTTACGGCTCACATGTTGGTGAACAGTGGGGCAAGGTGTTGCAGGAAAAACAACCGTTTGAAAAGGGATATGAAGACTTCAATACCACTTCTCTTAAAAATAGCTCTTCTGTTTCACAAATGAACTTCCATGGGCAGCAGTTTTCCAAGCAGAATGGCTTTGTTGCTGACATGAACCTAACATCTGCTTTAGACTTCCCAAAACAGGAAAACCATACTGATATTTTACGGGGCAGTTTTGAGAATCAGTGTGAAAAGCTGCATCACAGTTGTTTAGATGGCCTTCATAGGTCATCTGAGTATGCTAATTTGACAAATATGCCACAGAGTAGTGACTATAGCCCTCATTCTTCCCAAAGCAGCCTGTTGTGGTCTGATAGCAACGTGTTGAGTTCCTCTGGTGAGCCTAGTCCAGTGTATAGAAAAGGTGGGATAATCATTTCAACAAGCTCACAAACATCAACTATTTCTGCTGTAAGTAGTGGGTCTCCAGCACAGTTACCAATTTCTGGTGTCCTTCAACCTACCTATTATCCTCCGGCAGCTCCATTGGAATCCTTAAGGCAAAATGGATGCCCGGAGTTTCCTAGCAATACGATTAGCGATTGGGGATCATCCAATGCTGGTGTTCAGCTACAAGAACAAAAGAAGACTAGTACAACATTGCCGATTGAATCTTCTGGCACCAGAGATGATCAGTATCGAAAACAGTCCACTGGCTTTGGTACCAACTGGACAGCACATCGCAATGTTTGTAATGATGAGTCAGCCAAATACTTCAGATTTCCTAACAAGCATGGACACAATGGTGCTAACAACAGAGATGATAAAAGAGGACGGAAAAATGGATATCCACATCCTTTGCAGTCTGGACCTTTTGGTCAAAATCACCAACAGTATAATAGTTACTGTAGAAAACAAGAACAGGATGGTAGCAATTTGTCTGATTTCATTAATCATTCTTTTGTACCCCCATTCCCATTTATGATGCCTGATTTTAAGCAAAATCAAAACTTTTCCCAatttggtccacatggattttcttCAACCAGTTTTCCTTTTCCTCCTTCAGCATTTCCATTCCCTGAACTAATTGACTTTTTTCATTATGATGACTTTAATCAGCTGCATCCTTTTATGAATGACCTTTTTGGCGGAGATATGACCACACCCTACTTTGGATTTCCACCACCTTTTTCCAAGTATAGACCTATGAAGAATCGTAGTGGCCCAGCTAATGAACTTCACATTCGACTGGAGGAGTGTTATGAGCAGTGGCGGGCTTTGGAAAAGGAGAGAAAAAAG ACTGAAGCTGAGCTTGCAAGAAATTTTCCTGGAAAGCGAGTGTCCAGTTCAAACAATACTCCTATTCCTCGCCTGCCGTCCAATCCCTCAAGAGTAGATCGTTTAATTGTTGATCAGTTACGTGAACAAGCTAGG GTCTTGACTTTGCTTGGCAAAATGGAACGTCTCCGAAGTTCTCCTGTTCATGCTAATATATCTTCAACTCTCAATTGCCATTTGGAAGCCATCCATTTCACACAAGCACGTCgtaaagatgaaataattaatgctGCAAATCGTCAGAGACAAGGAGCACCTCGCTACAATGATGACAAGG ATGTTTTGGCTCTGGCAGCTGCCATAAAGGATTTAACTATGTCAACACGCAAGGCTCGTACAGCCCTCTGGTgtggactgcagatgaccttgccaaAAAGTTCTCTGGGCACACTAGTCAAACAAGTTGAAATTGAAAAAGCACTAAAGGAGCTGTGTCAAGGGGGTGCTGTCAAAAATGAAGACAAAAGATTCACTGAAGAGAAAATGCTGGGGAAGCCTGAATCTGACCATGCTGGATATGCAGCAATAAAGATAGAAGGTGATTGTAAGAGAGAAGGGTGTTGA